A genome region from Candidatus Zixiibacteriota bacterium includes the following:
- a CDS encoding geranylgeranylglyceryl/heptaprenylglyceryl phosphate synthase — MTVYQRLLGVIKKKKAGFLVLLDPDRLSPREISDLALRAEKGGADGILVGSSLLFSTHFDEAIKKIKGKVKLPVIIFPGNANQVSKYADAVLFLSLISGRNPNLLIGEQVKAAPVIKEFGLEPIPTGYMLIESGKMTSVQFMSDTLPMPPNKPDIACAHALAAEYLGMKLVFMDAGSGADKSVPDFLIKEVKKFITVPLIIGGGIRDPEIAKEKVKAGANLVVIGNTLEEKGDERVLKEFSKAIHQM, encoded by the coding sequence TTGACAGTTTATCAAAGGTTATTAGGGGTCATAAAAAAGAAAAAGGCGGGTTTTTTAGTTTTGTTGGACCCGGACAGATTAAGCCCAAGAGAGATTTCCGATTTAGCCTTAAGAGCAGAAAAAGGTGGGGCGGATGGGATCTTGGTTGGGTCGAGTCTGCTTTTTTCAACTCATTTTGATGAGGCTATTAAAAAGATAAAGGGAAAAGTCAAGCTGCCGGTGATAATCTTTCCGGGGAATGCCAACCAGGTCTCAAAGTATGCGGATGCGGTATTGTTCTTATCCTTGATCTCTGGCCGGAACCCGAATCTCTTGATCGGTGAACAGGTGAAAGCCGCACCGGTGATAAAAGAGTTCGGCTTAGAGCCGATTCCTACAGGATATATGCTGATCGAATCCGGGAAGATGACCTCGGTCCAGTTTATGTCCGACACCCTGCCTATGCCTCCGAACAAACCGGATATCGCCTGTGCGCACGCTTTAGCAGCTGAATATTTAGGGATGAAATTAGTCTTTATGGATGCAGGCTCCGGTGCGGATAAATCTGTGCCTGATTTTCTGATTAAAGAGGTTAAAAAATTTATCACCGTTCCCTTAATAATCGGTGGAGGGATAAGGGACCCGGAAATCGCCAAAGAAAAAGTAAAAGCTGGAGCGAATCTTGTGGTGATAGGAAATACATTAGAAGAAAAAGGGGATGAAAGAGTTTTGAAAGAATTTAGCAAGGCGATACACCAAATGTGA